The window GATTTAAGCTATATTCAAGGGCTTGAGAGTTTTCATATTCAGACTTGCATAATTTGAGTGACGTAAGTTTAAAATATTTTATCACACAATGTTTACTATTGTGTTATAACAGATTTTTGCGAATATGAACTGTTATCAAATGCATCTTTGGATAGGACATCTATCTTGTAAGTTGCTTGTCCTGTTGCCACAAAAGATATAAACGTGTACGTTGATGGATGTGAAAAGGTTTTTGAAATGATTGGAACTATTCCCGGATATGGTTGCGGGGAAATTGAGGAGTAAACATCCACCTTAAGGCTTTTCACACCGCTTTCCTTATCAAAAGTTGCTATTTTGACTTTTACGATTCCCCCCGAAGCGATCGTGGATGGAGCGCTAACACTCAAATAAGGAGGCGTTTCATCTTTTTCGATGGCAAAGTTAGCTTGAGCGTATCCCTTATTTGCGTAGATGTCCACGGCTTCTGCCATGAGAGTGTGCATGCCAACATTTTTGGCTTTTTCTTTGAATGTGTAAGGTGGAAGATATTCTGTATCTTTTAAGACGTTATCAACGTAGAAATTGACGTGATCTATTTGCGAATTTGATTTCAAAATATCGGCAGTTGCGACGATTTCGTCGCCTGTGTAAAATTTGTTTGAGTTCATTCTGAGACGTACAACCGGCAACTTACTTGGGTAAACGTAAAAGTAGAAAGTATCTGTGGTTTTGTGAGCATAAATGTCTTCTGCTGAAACCGTAAATGCGTGTGTACCTGTGGCGCTCGCGATCCATTTAATGCAATAAAGTCCGCTGGAGTTTTTGGTAGGGGTAAGCGGAACGTTATCCACCCACATTTCCACACTTTTTATCTCGTTTTTGCTGCTCACACTTGCGGCAAGTGTGACAAATGAAGATTGTTTTATAAGTGAATCGAATGCGGGACGTATCAGAGGGGAATTGTCGTTGACAGCTTGAGGCGCAACGTTTACCATGACGACCGTGGATGAAACCGTGTTGTATGAATCCACAGCATTTATGAGAATGGGTATATATCCAGCTTTTGAAGGCGTCCATGCCGTTGAAAATATGCCGTTGCTCGTTGAGGTGCTTTCTCCAATTGATGTGGAATCGGTCATATCTATGAATGTGACTTTTCTTATGGTGGCACTTGGCGCTGTAGGGCTGGCAAAAACGCTGAGTAACTTTGGAATTCCAACGGTTGCGGTAGGCGTGAATCTTGTGCTCAGATATGGCGGATACATTTGAGGATCGAATGCAACCGTGAAAAATAGATTTGAAGAAGTTTTTTCGTTCATTTTATCGATGGCTTTTACGGTTATTTCATGGCTACCATCTGAAGGGGTAAAGGTATACGATAAGGTATTTGTGGATATCTGTGTCATTTCTGCGCCATCAACGAAAAGTGTCATTGCTTGGATGGGAGCATACGAATCCGATGCGTAAGCTTTTACGGTGACGTTATCTCCATGTTTTGGAGAATTAGGTGTAATTCCAATTTGAATACTCAAATCACTTTGAGGAGGCTTAATGGAGAGATGGTAGATCTTTTGAACATACCATCCTTTTGAATTTTCCAAACGAACGGTAATTTCGTGGTAACCGACCGTGACATCCCATGTCGCCACAGCAGTGCTTGTAGAGAGAAAAGTTGTATCCAAATCTTTTCCATCAACCGATATGTTCGCGTAGAAGCCTGAAGGATCTTCCCCAACAACTTTGAAAACGACGCGTTTATCGTTTAGAGTTGGGTTCTGAGGAGTCCATGTGAAGGTTCTTATCTTTGGAAATGGATAAGGTCCAACATCCACAGCGGTTTGTGTGGAAAAGACGGTTCCCATGTTATCTTTTACAGAAACCCTTAAGGTATGTTCGCCAGGTATGGCTTCCCACTTAGCAGTGTAAACTTTTCCGTTTTCCGTCACGTTGAGAGAACTGGAATCTATTTTTAGAGATACATCCGAAATGCCTATAATGGAAGTGGCTTCAACTTCAAAATCGACGTTCTCGCCGCCAATTGGATTGGATGGATACCACATTACTTTTTCCACGTTTGGCGGTGGAGGAAGCTTAACTTTTAACACCGTTGTTGCGCTTATCGAGTTGTTGTAATCATCTGTGACCGTTGCCACAACGGTATGAGTGCCTTCTTTGGAAATCCAATAGAACGTTCCTGTTTGGGGATTCCCTTGTAATGGAACGCCATCTATTGCGGCTGAATAATACAAATCAGAATAGTCATCGTTGGAGGTAATTGAAACCGTTACCCTTTGACCTGCAACAGGCACTACGGGAGAAAATGATATTTGCGGCTTGGAAGGTAACGGCACATTCATGCACCCTACCAAAATAAGAGCCAGGAGTAGAGATGTTGCTATTATCAACAAAGTTCTTCTTTTCAAAGCTTTCAAAATCATCACCTCATGTCTTTTCTATATTATAATTCATTTTCTCTGCTTTTTCTTCCTCTCAATCTCCAATTATGCGAACCTGAACATGTTCTCTAGCCTTTGAGCGTAGCTTAAATCCTTTGAATTTACTTTCGAAAGTACCACGAAGCAAGATGTTCTAACTCATGTTGTGCGTGAACATTACGAAAGATACTACAAGAGGCATTACAAAAATTCTCTATGAGAGAACATGTGAGCAACACATTGGAATACAATTTTTTTGATTTAATACCCACTTTCCAAGCGGCCAAGGCAATTTTTTTCGAAGTCCTGTCAGAACGGATTCACTCTTCTTTCCATCTTACAATTCAAAATATGAGGCACGCTCAGACACTCGTCCATGAGTGCTTCGCTTTCCCAGCACGTCCTGTGCCTCTCAACCTCATATTTTGAATCTCCAGATGGAGAGCTCATATGTTCTGACAAGTACTTCGAGGGTGGGATTTAATTCCTTTTTGAAATGCTTTGTAACATTGATGCACAATGCGAGTCAAGAACTTCCCAATTGATTTCTTAATCTTTATGCACAAGATAAATTCTTGGTTTCTGTCAAAAATCGATTTTTAACTTTTACCCGGTAAAACGCAGTTTTCACCCGTTCAAAAGAGATTTTCATTAAATGTTTCAAATTCTTTAATTGACTTCGTAACATATTCAGGAGTATACTACACACGCAACTGGAGGTGCGAAAATGTTTGATAGCCTTCAAGAAAAATTGGCAGATGCGTTTAAGGTTTTAAAAGGGAAAGGAAAGATCACGGAAGGCAATGTAAAAGAGGCATTGAAACAGGTAAAGATGTCCTTACTTTCCGCTGATGTGAATTATAAAGTTGTAAAAGAATTTATGGACAAGGTTACCTCTAAAGCGTTGGGAGAAAAAGTTATGAGAAGTATAACTCCTGACCAACAGTTCATAAAAATCGTTAACGATGAACTTGTGGAACTGCTTGGAGGTCAACAAAGCGAATTGGATTTAAAATCGCGCCCGTCTGTTATATTGATGGTAGGGCTTCAAGGAAGCGGAAAAACCACCACGGCTGCAAAACTGGCACTTTGGTTGAAGAAAAAGAAAGGAAGAAATCCTTTGTTGGTGGCGGATGATGTTCATAGACCAGCTGCCATAGATCAATTGGAAATGCTTGGAAAAAGCATAGACGTTCCGGTTTTTACCGGCGATAGGAAAGATCCGTACGAAATAGCAAAAAAAGGATTGGATTTTGCGTTGGCAAAAGGTTTGGATACGGTGATAATAGATACTGCCGGTCGTTTGCAAATAGATGAAGAAATGATGAAAGAGGTTGAAAAGATCTCGGAGTTGGTGAAACCTGACGAGATATTGATGGTTTTGGATTCCATGGCTGGTCAAGATGTGGTAAACGCGGCAGCGGAATTCGACAAAAGGCTCAGCGTAACCGGTTTTGTGGTTACCAAATTGGATGGAGATTCAAGAGGTGGAGTTGCTCTCTCTGCGAAGTACGTTACCGGAAAACCCATAAAATTCGTTGGAATGGGAGAAAAAGTGGATCAGTTAGACGCTTTCTTTCCTGATAGAATGGCTTCCCGAATTTTGGGTATGGGTGACGTTGTTTCTCTGGTTGAAAAAGTTCAAGAGAACTTTGACAAGAAAAAAATGGAAGAGATGGAAAAAAGACTCAGAAAGGCGCAATTCACCTTTGATGATTTTCGCGAGCAGTTAAGACAGGTGAAAAAAATGGGCTCTCTTTCTTCACTTTTGGAAATGATACCAGGTGCTTCGAAAATAAAGAACGTGCAGTTGGACGAAGATCAACTTAAACACGTTGAAGCCATAATAAATTCCATGACCAAAAAGGAAAGGACAAACCCAGGTATTATAAATTTTTCAAGAAAGAAAAGAATCGCCGCAGGAAGCGGAAGGCCACTTTCTGAGGTTAACAAGCTCATGAAGAGCTACGATGAAATGAAAAAGATGATGAAGAGATTTGGAAAATTAGAGAAAAAAGGAAAAATGGGGAAATTTCCATTTCAATTCAAATAAAAAACGGAGGTGTTGTGAAAGATCATGGTAAAGATAAGACTTACCAGAATGGGGAAACGCGGACAGCCTTTTTACAGGGTAATAGTTGTAGATTCTAGAAAAGTGAGAGACGGAGCTTACATTGAATCGTTGGGGTACTACAATCCAATGAGAAAGCCATTTGAACTGAACATCAACAACGATAGAGCACTTTTCTGGCTCGAAAGAGGGGCACAGCCCACCGATACCGTGAGATCGTTGCTTTCAAAGAATGGCGTAATGCAAAAGTTACACGAAAAGAAGTACGCAAAAAGCTCTAAGGAGTGAGTGTTTTGGACTTGAGGGAACCTTTGGAATTCCTCGTTAAAGCAGCATGTAAAGAACCTGATTTGGTGAAGATAAATGAGAAATTTGAAGGTAAAAAGGTGATTTACGAAATCTTCGCCTCGGACGACGACATAGGTCAGATAATTGGGAAGAGTGGAAGAACCATAAAGTCCATTGACTTGGTTTTGAGATCTTTGAAAAAAGGAAATGGTGAGTTCGAACTCAAGGTGATAAGGTAAGATGAATGAACGTCGAGTAGAAATTGGGAAGATTTACACCACGTTTGGATTGAACGGCGACGTAAAGGTGTACACTTATGTGGAAGATGCCGTTTTTCAAACCTTTGATGGTGAAGAGATATGGATAGGCGATGAAGATTCATCCTTAAAGGTGAAAGTTAAAAGCGCGAAACTTTCTAAGAAAAGAAATTTTCTTGTCAAATTGGAAGGTTTC is drawn from Mesoaciditoga lauensis cd-1655R = DSM 25116 and contains these coding sequences:
- a CDS encoding Ig-like domain-containing protein produces the protein MKALKRRTLLIIATSLLLALILVGCMNVPLPSKPQISFSPVVPVAGQRVTVSITSNDDYSDLYYSAAIDGVPLQGNPQTGTFYWISKEGTHTVVATVTDDYNNSISATTVLKVKLPPPPNVEKVMWYPSNPIGGENVDFEVEATSIIGISDVSLKIDSSSLNVTENGKVYTAKWEAIPGEHTLRVSVKDNMGTVFSTQTAVDVGPYPFPKIRTFTWTPQNPTLNDKRVVFKVVGEDPSGFYANISVDGKDLDTTFLSTSTAVATWDVTVGYHEITVRLENSKGWYVQKIYHLSIKPPQSDLSIQIGITPNSPKHGDNVTVKAYASDSYAPIQAMTLFVDGAEMTQISTNTLSYTFTPSDGSHEITVKAIDKMNEKTSSNLFFTVAFDPQMYPPYLSTRFTPTATVGIPKLLSVFASPTAPSATIRKVTFIDMTDSTSIGESTSTSNGIFSTAWTPSKAGYIPILINAVDSYNTVSSTVVMVNVAPQAVNDNSPLIRPAFDSLIKQSSFVTLAASVSSKNEIKSVEMWVDNVPLTPTKNSSGLYCIKWIASATGTHAFTVSAEDIYAHKTTDTFYFYVYPSKLPVVRLRMNSNKFYTGDEIVATADILKSNSQIDHVNFYVDNVLKDTEYLPPYTFKEKAKNVGMHTLMAEAVDIYANKGYAQANFAIEKDETPPYLSVSAPSTIASGGIVKVKIATFDKESGVKSLKVDVYSSISPQPYPGIVPIISKTFSHPSTYTFISFVATGQATYKIDVLSKDAFDNSSYSQKSVITQ
- the ffh gene encoding signal recognition particle protein — its product is MFDSLQEKLADAFKVLKGKGKITEGNVKEALKQVKMSLLSADVNYKVVKEFMDKVTSKALGEKVMRSITPDQQFIKIVNDELVELLGGQQSELDLKSRPSVILMVGLQGSGKTTTAAKLALWLKKKKGRNPLLVADDVHRPAAIDQLEMLGKSIDVPVFTGDRKDPYEIAKKGLDFALAKGLDTVIIDTAGRLQIDEEMMKEVEKISELVKPDEILMVLDSMAGQDVVNAAAEFDKRLSVTGFVVTKLDGDSRGGVALSAKYVTGKPIKFVGMGEKVDQLDAFFPDRMASRILGMGDVVSLVEKVQENFDKKKMEEMEKRLRKAQFTFDDFREQLRQVKKMGSLSSLLEMIPGASKIKNVQLDEDQLKHVEAIINSMTKKERTNPGIINFSRKKRIAAGSGRPLSEVNKLMKSYDEMKKMMKRFGKLEKKGKMGKFPFQFK
- the rpsP gene encoding 30S ribosomal protein S16, whose translation is MVKIRLTRMGKRGQPFYRVIVVDSRKVRDGAYIESLGYYNPMRKPFELNINNDRALFWLERGAQPTDTVRSLLSKNGVMQKLHEKKYAKSSKE
- a CDS encoding KH domain-containing protein, encoding MDLREPLEFLVKAACKEPDLVKINEKFEGKKVIYEIFASDDDIGQIIGKSGRTIKSIDLVLRSLKKGNGEFELKVIR